One region of bacterium genomic DNA includes:
- a CDS encoding AlpA family phage regulatory protein: MNTDIREQHNILLTRRQVEARCGLSTSSIYRLMREGLFPEPIRIGRRAVRWPQLEINAWLATRPRATGDRPI; this comes from the coding sequence ATGAATACCGACATTCGAGAACAGCACAACATCCTATTGACTCGCCGACAGGTCGAGGCCCGCTGCGGGCTGTCAACAAGCTCGATCTACCGCCTCATGCGCGAAGGGTTGTTCCCTGAGCCCATCCGCATCGGCCGCCGCGCCGTGCGTTGGCCTCAATTGGAGATCAACGCGTGGCTCGCCACACGCCCACGTGCAACCGGCGACCGGCCCATTTGA
- the smpB gene encoding SsrA-binding protein SmpB: MAGTKPGPNSEQERTKVVATNRRARRDFEILDEYEAGLVLEGSEVKSLRESKVTLAESYARMADGELWLQSLHIAPYSHASGAAGHDPDRPKKLLLHRGELNRIKARLEQDRLTVVPLSLYFKQGRAKVLIGIARGRRRADKRQAIAEQDAHREARHEMGRAAKSRGLLSE; encoded by the coding sequence ATGGCCGGGACCAAGCCGGGACCCAATAGCGAGCAGGAGCGCACCAAAGTGGTGGCCACCAATCGCCGCGCCCGGCGGGATTTCGAGATCCTCGACGAGTACGAGGCCGGCCTGGTGCTGGAGGGCTCCGAGGTCAAGTCGCTGCGGGAGTCCAAAGTGACGCTGGCCGAGTCGTACGCCCGCATGGCCGACGGTGAGTTGTGGCTCCAATCCCTGCACATCGCCCCCTACTCCCATGCCAGCGGAGCCGCGGGCCACGACCCCGACCGACCCAAGAAGCTGCTGTTGCACCGGGGCGAGCTCAACCGCATCAAGGCCCGCCTCGAACAGGACCGCCTCACCGTGGTGCCCCTATCGCTCTACTTCAAGCAGGGCCGGGCCAAGGTGCTGATCGGCATAGCCCGAGGCCGCCGCCGAGCCGACAAGCGCCAAGCCATCGCCGAACAAGACGCCCACCGAGAAGCCCGCCACGAGATGGGCCGAGCGGCCAAATCCAGGGGATTGCTATCAGAGTGA
- the era gene encoding GTPase Era: MAEQGDTSTDGAVGGSEGHNPWEGFRSGFVTLLGRPNSGKSTLLNAIVGTKVAIVSDKAQTTRHAVRGVLHRDQVQVVFVDTPGIHKPRTALGERLNATAADAADDVDVVCLCIDATRPLGRGDRFIAERLSPASIVVVTKTDAAPRSKVVAQLAAAGELGFAEYFPTSARTGKGVDALVDRLCELMPPGPPLYPLEMVRDMPEARWVAELVREQLLAVTREELPHSITVAVTEWEWPRIKVEILVERESQKPMVIGKKGSVLKQVGTAARAQLPKGVFLELHVGVEKNWQRRPEMLDRFGYGPGSMASPDL; encoded by the coding sequence GTGGCCGAGCAGGGAGACACGTCGACAGATGGGGCGGTCGGCGGCTCCGAGGGTCACAACCCCTGGGAGGGCTTCCGGTCGGGATTCGTGACCCTGCTGGGCCGGCCCAATTCGGGCAAATCCACCCTGCTAAACGCCATCGTGGGCACCAAAGTGGCCATTGTGTCCGACAAGGCCCAGACCACTCGCCACGCTGTGCGCGGTGTGCTGCACCGCGACCAAGTGCAGGTGGTGTTCGTCGACACCCCTGGCATCCACAAGCCCCGCACGGCACTGGGAGAGCGGCTCAACGCCACCGCGGCCGACGCCGCCGACGATGTGGACGTGGTGTGCTTGTGCATCGACGCCACCCGTCCGCTGGGCCGGGGCGACCGTTTCATCGCCGAGCGGCTCAGCCCCGCCTCCATCGTGGTGGTGACCAAGACCGACGCCGCCCCCCGATCGAAGGTAGTGGCCCAGCTGGCCGCGGCTGGCGAGTTGGGGTTTGCCGAGTACTTCCCCACCTCGGCCCGCACCGGCAAGGGGGTGGACGCTTTGGTGGATCGGCTGTGCGAGCTGATGCCTCCCGGCCCTCCGCTGTACCCGCTTGAAATGGTGCGCGACATGCCTGAGGCCCGCTGGGTGGCCGAGCTAGTTCGAGAGCAGCTTCTGGCGGTGACCCGAGAGGAACTGCCCCACTCCATCACCGTGGCGGTGACCGAGTGGGAGTGGCCCCGCATCAAAGTGGAGATCCTGGTGGAGCGGGAGTCGCAGAAGCCCATGGTGATTGGCAAGAAGGGCTCGGTGCTCAAGCAAGTGGGCACCGCAGCCCGAGCCCAGCTTCCCAAGGGTGTGTTCCTCGAATTGCACGTGGGCGTGGAAAAGAACTGGCAGCGCCGCCCCGAGATGCTCGACCGCTTTGGCTACGGACCGGGCTCCATGGCCAGCCCCGATCTCTAG
- a CDS encoding metallophosphoesterase yields MGDTHANAVWTRRVIEELAVDGVDMVVQLGDFGWWPQTAFAKKVSRAAIIAGITVCFLDGNHEDHEHLRFHANLRNPDRSPGDPVEMYPGLWYLPRGCAWEWHGVRFRALGGAFSIDHGARTPGYDWFPVEEVPSLADAERAINAGPADVLLCHDHPAIGYRLQGWRIPEADERASFQVKRMLAEVAEAIRPKLVVHGHWHHAYDIQRDALTVKGLDCDGTERAVALLNLGTLETQDWELPQPACRN; encoded by the coding sequence GTGGGTGATACGCATGCGAATGCGGTGTGGACGAGGCGTGTCATCGAGGAGTTGGCAGTCGACGGCGTGGACATGGTGGTGCAACTCGGTGACTTCGGGTGGTGGCCGCAGACAGCGTTCGCCAAGAAGGTGTCTCGCGCCGCAATCATCGCGGGGATCACGGTCTGCTTCTTGGATGGGAATCATGAGGATCACGAGCATCTGCGGTTCCACGCCAACTTGCGCAATCCCGACCGCAGCCCCGGCGATCCGGTGGAGATGTACCCTGGGTTGTGGTACTTGCCGCGGGGTTGCGCGTGGGAGTGGCACGGAGTGCGGTTTCGGGCGCTGGGCGGTGCGTTCAGCATCGACCATGGAGCGCGGACGCCGGGCTACGACTGGTTTCCGGTCGAGGAAGTCCCATCGCTGGCTGACGCGGAGCGGGCGATCAACGCCGGGCCCGCCGATGTGCTGTTGTGCCATGACCATCCCGCGATCGGCTACCGGCTCCAGGGGTGGCGGATTCCAGAGGCCGACGAGCGGGCATCGTTTCAGGTAAAGCGGATGCTGGCTGAAGTGGCCGAGGCGATCCGCCCCAAGCTAGTAGTGCACGGCCACTGGCACCACGCCTATGACATCCAGCGCGACGCACTGACTGTGAAGGGTCTCGACTGCGACGGCACCGAACGGGCAGTTGCCTTGTTGAATCTCGGCACGTTGGAGACTCAGGACTGGGAGTTGCCCCAGCCTGCTTGTCGAAACTGA
- a CDS encoding metallophosphoesterase, translating into MSRWYTSDHHFGHENIIRYCGRPFPDADTMDKEMVARWNDLVADSDEVWILGDLVMGGKTQGLAGHVARLKGQKILVPGNHDRCWQGNKDHRWERADYYHIGGIHRASGSPLRDREIHRIDGRTALAGPPRRGRHGRHAQRRGRGTEGAHGRAAPLAYSLWDWKATAEVQADPDLHRRLAEPIASVSGGPVPMPAA; encoded by the coding sequence ATGAGCAGGTGGTACACCTCCGACCACCACTTCGGACACGAGAACATCATCAGATATTGCGGCCGTCCCTTCCCCGATGCTGACACCATGGACAAAGAGATGGTCGCCCGCTGGAACGACTTGGTCGCCGACAGCGACGAGGTATGGATCCTTGGCGACCTGGTGATGGGCGGCAAGACTCAGGGACTTGCCGGCCACGTCGCCCGCCTCAAAGGCCAAAAGATCCTTGTGCCCGGTAACCATGACCGGTGCTGGCAGGGCAACAAAGACCACCGCTGGGAACGAGCTGACTACTACCACATCGGCGGGATACACAGAGCGTCCGGCAGTCCGCTCAGAGACCGAGAAATTCATCGGATCGATGGACGGACTGCGCTGGCTGGCCCACCTCGACGAGGACGACATGGACGCCATGCTCAAAGACGTGGCCGAGGCACTGAGGGCGCGCACGGTCGCGCAGCGCCGCTCGCCTATTCGCTGTGGGATTGGAAGGCCACCGCCGAAGTCCAAGCCGACCCCGACCTGCACCGCCGGCTGGCCGAGCCCATCGCCTCAGTGTCGGGAGGGCCCGTTCCCATGCCGGCCGCCTGA
- a CDS encoding integrase arm-type DNA-binding domain-containing protein produces the protein MPKLTAAQVKTVSEPGRYGDGDGLYLTVSPRGSKSWVQRIMIDGRRRDIGLGGFPTVSLAQARLRATDNRQAVAEGHDPLLEKRRAAMPTFREAVRTVHEANKPRWRNARHTASWLQSLETYAMPILGGIPLDRIQQSDILGVLTPIWSTRPETARRVRQRIRTVLRWGMAHGYIDRNVAGEVIDGALPPMPKVKNHLRALPYQEVPKALAIVESSQASLAVRYCLRFLILTAARSGEARGATWAEIDLDEKEWRLPGSRMKNGAEHRVPLSDAALKVLVRAKRLNDGFGLVFPSPLKPGNPLSDMTLTKVLRDTGLAERATVHGFRSSFRTWALEQTDTPWAVAEASLAHTLGNDVEQAYVRSSLLDRRRNLMAQWADFVEQPND, from the coding sequence ATGCCGAAACTCACCGCCGCCCAAGTCAAAACCGTCTCAGAACCAGGGAGATACGGCGATGGCGACGGGCTCTACCTTACCGTTTCACCCCGCGGCTCGAAGTCGTGGGTGCAGCGGATCATGATCGATGGCCGTCGCCGAGATATCGGCTTGGGCGGTTTCCCGACGGTCAGCCTCGCCCAGGCACGTCTCCGCGCCACTGACAACCGCCAGGCAGTTGCTGAGGGGCATGATCCACTGTTGGAGAAGCGCCGAGCTGCTATGCCGACGTTTCGTGAGGCCGTAAGGACAGTTCACGAAGCCAACAAGCCGCGTTGGCGCAATGCCCGTCACACCGCATCATGGCTTCAATCACTGGAAACGTATGCCATGCCGATTCTCGGCGGAATTCCCCTAGACCGCATCCAGCAATCCGACATCCTTGGCGTCTTGACTCCGATCTGGTCAACTCGACCCGAGACGGCCCGCCGTGTCCGTCAGCGGATTCGCACCGTGCTGCGCTGGGGCATGGCCCATGGATATATCGACCGAAACGTCGCCGGCGAGGTCATCGACGGCGCATTGCCCCCCATGCCCAAGGTCAAGAATCACCTGCGGGCGCTCCCCTATCAAGAAGTCCCCAAGGCGCTGGCCATCGTCGAGTCATCTCAAGCCTCATTGGCCGTGAGGTACTGCCTCCGATTCTTGATCCTGACAGCGGCGAGAAGCGGCGAAGCCCGAGGCGCAACTTGGGCCGAGATTGACCTCGATGAGAAAGAGTGGCGTTTACCCGGATCACGCATGAAGAACGGCGCGGAGCACCGCGTCCCTCTATCCGACGCAGCATTGAAGGTCCTCGTTCGAGCTAAACGGCTCAACGATGGCTTCGGACTGGTTTTCCCATCTCCGCTCAAACCTGGCAATCCGCTCTCGGACATGACGCTGACGAAGGTCCTTCGCGACACCGGTCTAGCGGAACGGGCTACTGTTCACGGCTTCCGCTCAAGCTTCAGGACTTGGGCTCTAGAGCAAACAGACACGCCCTGGGCGGTCGCAGAAGCCTCCTTGGCCCACACCCTGGGAAACGACGTTGAGCAGGCATACGTCAGAAGCAGCCTTCTAGACCGGCGTCGAAACCTGATGGCGCAGTGGGCCGATTTCGTGGAGCAACCCAACGACTGA
- a CDS encoding NYN domain-containing protein, whose product MRAERAIAYVDGYNLYHGICDARLQSSRWLDLRELSKSLLKPQQRLVLVRYFTTMVRNNPPKAERQSTFIEALRARGGIEVDFGHFLSKAMRCPDCGNEWVKHEEKKTDVNIAVRVLDDAFDDRFDVAMVVSGDSDLVPAIESIHTRFPDKRIIVAFPPRRHSAELKRVANESFTIGKGKIRSNRLPDPVITPEGIALQAPRGWLPASP is encoded by the coding sequence ATGCGCGCTGAACGGGCCATTGCATACGTAGACGGCTACAACCTCTACCATGGAATTTGCGATGCGCGGCTTCAAAGCTCCCGGTGGCTCGACTTGAGGGAGCTGTCAAAATCGCTTCTCAAGCCTCAGCAGCGTCTAGTCCTCGTCCGCTATTTCACCACCATGGTTCGCAACAATCCTCCAAAAGCCGAGCGCCAGTCCACCTTCATTGAGGCATTGCGGGCGCGTGGTGGGATAGAGGTCGACTTCGGCCATTTTCTCTCGAAGGCTATGAGGTGCCCCGACTGCGGGAATGAGTGGGTCAAACATGAAGAGAAGAAGACCGATGTGAACATAGCCGTACGCGTACTTGACGATGCCTTCGATGACCGCTTCGATGTGGCGATGGTGGTTTCAGGCGACAGCGACCTTGTACCCGCAATCGAGTCCATACACACCCGTTTCCCCGACAAGCGAATCATCGTGGCATTCCCTCCAAGACGCCACTCAGCCGAGCTGAAGCGAGTCGCCAACGAGAGCTTCACGATTGGGAAAGGCAAGATTCGATCTAACCGTCTTCCCGATCCGGTAATAACACCCGAAGGCATCGCCCTTCAAGCACCACGGGGATGGCTGCCAGCATCCCCATGA
- a CDS encoding AlpA family phage regulatory protein, which produces MTSSFREPAAILLTRRQVESRCRPSTSSIYRYMRDGLFPEPIRVGRRAVRWYASEIDEWLATRPRATGDLASS; this is translated from the coding sequence ATGACCAGCAGTTTTAGAGAACCAGCCGCGATCCTATTGACCCGTAGACAGGTCGAATCGCGTTGTCGACCTTCCACCAGCTCGATCTACAGGTACATGCGCGATGGGCTGTTCCCTGAGCCGATCCGGGTCGGCAGGCGCGCTGTGCGTTGGTATGCGTCGGAGATTGACGAATGGCTCGCCACCAGGCCCCGCGCCACCGGTGACCTGGCAAGCTCCTGA
- a CDS encoding ATP-dependent DNA helicase: protein MPEIATVNEALEAAVSSLDGGGERRPGQRDMCHAVAEAMGSERHLVVAAGTGTGKSLAYLVPLVLGQGPSVVATATKTLQDQLVDKDLPQLAEALGRPLRFAVLKGRSNYLCLQRLDEHLQDDQLSLEIADGPKAEINRLAVWAGRTDTGDRAELDFEPSPAAWDALSVSGRECPGAQRCPSGPVCFAEKARHQADAADIVVVNTHLYCLHLFSDTSLLPEHGTVVIDEAHGLEDIVSDTAGLSLTGGRFDELARSIRAVVAESTAASDLEDAGVLLRETLSPFRDKPLPSPLPNELQRVAIVARGRVEQALVELRGVPDNAPGDVAPRKLRAMLAAGALAEDLARAVEATPAEVAWVSGTESAPAWRIAPIQLGELLTEHLWDHTTAVLTSATIPMNLGEVLGLHPDEHEAIDVGSPFDYEANALLYCAKHLPDPRNPGYEPALHEELAALIEAAGGRTLALFTSYRAMDRAAEVLRELLDFEIYTQRDLPKPELLRRFSTEVESCLFATMSFWQGVDVPGESLSLVTIDRLPFPRPDDPLLKARRERYGSDAFRLVDLPRAATRLAQGAGRLIRRGDDRGVVAVLDSRMATAGYRWELVRALPQFPRTAERDRAVTLLRSIRDGV from the coding sequence ATGCCGGAAATCGCCACCGTCAACGAGGCCCTGGAAGCGGCTGTCTCGTCGCTGGACGGAGGGGGCGAGCGGCGGCCCGGACAGCGGGACATGTGCCATGCAGTGGCCGAAGCCATGGGATCAGAGCGACATTTGGTGGTGGCCGCCGGCACGGGAACCGGCAAGTCGCTGGCCTACCTGGTGCCTCTAGTCTTGGGTCAGGGCCCCTCGGTGGTGGCCACCGCCACCAAGACCCTCCAAGACCAGTTGGTCGACAAGGACCTCCCCCAGCTCGCCGAGGCTTTAGGGCGGCCGCTGCGATTTGCCGTGCTCAAGGGCCGGTCCAACTATCTGTGCCTCCAGCGATTGGATGAGCACCTCCAAGATGACCAGTTGAGCCTGGAAATTGCCGACGGTCCCAAGGCGGAGATCAACCGGCTGGCGGTATGGGCCGGGCGAACCGACACCGGCGACCGAGCCGAGTTGGACTTCGAGCCCTCCCCCGCGGCTTGGGATGCGCTCAGTGTGTCGGGCCGCGAGTGCCCGGGGGCGCAACGCTGCCCGTCGGGTCCGGTGTGCTTCGCAGAGAAGGCCCGCCACCAGGCTGATGCCGCCGACATAGTGGTGGTGAACACCCACCTCTACTGCCTGCACCTATTCAGCGACACCTCGCTGTTACCTGAGCACGGCACCGTGGTCATCGACGAGGCCCACGGGCTGGAGGACATCGTGTCCGACACCGCGGGACTCTCCTTGACTGGGGGACGGTTCGACGAGCTGGCCCGCAGCATCCGGGCCGTGGTGGCCGAATCGACCGCCGCCAGCGACCTCGAGGACGCCGGCGTGCTCTTGCGGGAGACCCTGTCCCCGTTCAGGGACAAGCCGCTGCCCTCCCCGCTGCCCAACGAGCTCCAGCGTGTTGCCATCGTGGCCCGGGGCCGGGTGGAACAGGCCCTCGTCGAACTGCGAGGGGTGCCCGACAATGCTCCCGGTGATGTCGCCCCCCGCAAGCTGCGGGCCATGCTGGCTGCTGGCGCCCTGGCTGAGGACTTGGCCCGAGCGGTGGAGGCCACACCCGCTGAGGTGGCCTGGGTGTCGGGAACCGAGTCAGCACCCGCGTGGCGCATCGCCCCCATCCAGCTCGGCGAGCTGTTGACCGAGCATCTTTGGGACCACACCACCGCAGTTCTGACCAGCGCCACCATTCCCATGAATCTGGGAGAGGTGCTGGGGCTGCACCCCGACGAGCACGAAGCCATCGACGTGGGCAGCCCGTTCGACTATGAGGCCAACGCCCTTCTCTATTGCGCCAAGCACCTGCCCGATCCCCGCAACCCCGGCTACGAGCCAGCCCTGCATGAAGAGCTGGCCGCGCTGATCGAGGCCGCCGGAGGCCGGACACTGGCCCTGTTCACCAGCTACCGGGCCATGGACCGGGCCGCCGAGGTGCTGCGCGAGCTGCTCGACTTCGAGATCTACACCCAGCGCGACCTGCCCAAGCCCGAGCTGTTGCGGCGCTTTTCCACCGAGGTGGAGAGCTGTCTGTTCGCCACCATGAGCTTCTGGCAGGGGGTCGACGTGCCCGGCGAGTCGCTATCGCTGGTGACGATCGACCGGCTGCCGTTCCCCCGGCCCGACGATCCCCTATTGAAGGCCCGCCGGGAGCGCTACGGCAGCGATGCCTTCCGCTTGGTGGACCTGCCTCGGGCTGCCACCCGGTTGGCCCAGGGCGCGGGGAGGCTCATCCGCCGGGGCGACGACCGGGGCGTGGTGGCGGTGCTGGATTCCCGAATGGCCACTGCCGGGTACCGCTGGGAACTGGTGCGCGCCCTGCCCCAGTTCCCCCGCACCGCCGAGCGGGACCGGGCCGTGACTCTGCTGCGGTCTATCCGCGACGGGGTCTGA